A genomic window from Pyxidicoccus trucidator includes:
- a CDS encoding iron ABC transporter substrate-binding protein, with the protein MTRLLSICLFLSLSSTALAAETLTVYSGRNEKLVGPLFKKFTEKTGIEVKVRYGETPQLAATLLEEGAKTPADVFFAQDAGGLGALANAGRLQPLPKEVLGKVDARFRSPQGLWVGTSGRARTVAYNTKKVKAEELPKSILGFTDAKWKGRLGWAPTNASFQAFVTTLRLLKGEEAATQWLKGMQANSPRVYKNNAAIIEALVRGEIDAGFVNHYYLYAAKKDKGELPVANHFVAAGDPGALVNVAGVSILKETKKADAARKLATYLLETDAQTYFSTETYEYPLVSGVKTAAALPELSKVGSPDLDLSKLDDLRGTVKLLQDTGVL; encoded by the coding sequence ATGACGCGCCTACTCTCCATCTGCCTGTTCCTGTCCCTGTCCTCCACCGCGCTCGCGGCGGAGACGCTCACCGTCTACTCCGGTCGCAACGAGAAGCTGGTAGGCCCCCTCTTCAAGAAGTTCACCGAGAAGACCGGCATCGAGGTGAAGGTGCGCTACGGCGAGACGCCGCAGCTGGCCGCCACGCTGCTGGAGGAGGGCGCGAAGACGCCCGCCGACGTGTTCTTCGCGCAGGACGCGGGGGGGCTCGGCGCCCTGGCCAACGCGGGCCGCTTGCAGCCGCTGCCCAAGGAGGTGCTGGGCAAGGTGGACGCGCGCTTCCGCTCGCCGCAGGGCTTGTGGGTGGGCACCAGCGGCAGGGCGCGCACGGTGGCCTACAACACCAAGAAGGTGAAGGCGGAGGAGCTGCCGAAGAGCATCCTCGGCTTCACGGACGCGAAGTGGAAGGGCCGCCTCGGCTGGGCGCCCACCAACGCTTCCTTCCAGGCCTTCGTCACCACGCTGCGGCTGCTCAAGGGGGAAGAGGCCGCCACGCAGTGGCTCAAGGGCATGCAGGCCAACTCGCCGCGCGTCTACAAGAACAACGCGGCCATCATCGAGGCGCTCGTGCGCGGTGAAATCGACGCGGGCTTCGTGAACCACTACTACCTGTACGCCGCGAAGAAGGACAAGGGCGAGCTCCCCGTGGCCAACCACTTCGTCGCCGCCGGAGACCCGGGCGCGCTGGTGAACGTGGCGGGCGTGAGCATCCTCAAGGAGACGAAGAAGGCGGACGCGGCGCGCAAGCTGGCCACGTACCTGCTGGAGACCGACGCCCAGACGTACTTCTCCACGGAGACGTACGAGTACCCGCTGGTGTCCGGCGTGAAGACGGCCGCCGCGCTGCCGGAGCTCTCCAAGGTGGGCTCGCCCGACCTGGACCTGTCGAAGCTGGACGACCTGCGCGGCACGGTGAAGCTGCTGCAGGACACCGGCGTCCTCTGA
- a CDS encoding nuclear transport factor 2 family protein yields the protein MLRPLIAACAAILLAAPLASAQQPTKPQQQPAQQPPPKQPTQQAAPVQPSAQQQPAAKGTQPPNSMKTAGERTQAALQQVPAARPEDVASISGLMNALYDVISGPAGQARDWQRFRSLFYPGARMIPVRRAKAGAGPGISPITPDDYATWGVDFFNKHAFFEKETHRQVSGYGDLVNVLSAYETRDSASGAATAKGVNSLQLVFDGQRWWVMNIAWIDEKTAGTPVPKDFARKE from the coding sequence ATGCTTCGCCCGCTCATCGCCGCCTGTGCCGCCATCCTGCTCGCCGCTCCGCTCGCCTCGGCGCAGCAGCCGACGAAGCCGCAGCAGCAGCCCGCGCAGCAACCACCGCCGAAGCAGCCCACGCAGCAGGCAGCGCCAGTGCAGCCGTCCGCGCAGCAGCAGCCCGCCGCCAAGGGGACGCAGCCTCCCAACTCGATGAAGACCGCGGGCGAGCGCACCCAGGCGGCCCTGCAGCAGGTGCCCGCGGCGCGGCCCGAGGACGTGGCCTCCATCTCAGGCCTCATGAACGCGCTCTACGACGTCATCAGTGGCCCGGCGGGACAGGCGCGCGACTGGCAGCGCTTCCGCTCCCTCTTCTATCCGGGCGCGCGGATGATTCCCGTCCGCCGCGCGAAGGCCGGAGCGGGCCCCGGCATCTCGCCTATCACCCCGGACGACTACGCCACCTGGGGCGTGGACTTCTTCAACAAGCACGCCTTCTTCGAGAAGGAGACGCACCGGCAGGTGTCCGGCTACGGCGACCTGGTCAACGTGCTCAGCGCCTACGAGACGCGCGACTCCGCCAGTGGCGCGGCGACGGCCAAGGGCGTCAACAGCCTGCAGCTCGTCTTCGACGGCCAGCGGTGGTGGGTGATGAACATCGCCTGGATTGACGAGAAGACCGCGGGGACTCCGGTGCCGAAGGACTTCGCGCGGAAGGAGTAG
- a CDS encoding PfkB family carbohydrate kinase yields MRPRSSCDVLVVGNYCHDLLRLGSGRETHALGGSSAYISSVLDAMEVDYAVAAVAGEDFRYADRLRYPPRIVPGTRTTQFTAELGQGERVLRVSARAEPILPEDITVDARVALACGVMGELLPETLVRVSERARYVVADAQGLLRALDGEGRVLNQRLEETPYATHLERLHVLKASEEEARALDVEQVRKRTRLVITRGREGCTVLTENERIDVPAFPAEEVDPTGAGDCFLAGFALGLLRELPLSRCAELANWFGAQAVMQVGVPTLDVSTLPATLR; encoded by the coding sequence ATGCGCCCCCGGTCCTCTTGTGACGTGCTCGTCGTGGGCAACTACTGCCACGACCTGCTGCGACTCGGCTCCGGCCGGGAGACGCATGCGCTCGGGGGCTCGTCGGCGTACATCTCCTCGGTGCTGGACGCCATGGAGGTGGACTACGCGGTGGCCGCCGTCGCGGGCGAGGACTTCCGCTACGCGGACCGCCTCCGGTATCCGCCGCGAATCGTCCCCGGGACTCGCACCACGCAGTTCACCGCGGAGCTGGGCCAGGGCGAGCGGGTGCTGCGCGTCAGTGCCCGCGCGGAGCCCATCCTCCCTGAGGACATCACCGTGGATGCACGCGTGGCGCTCGCCTGCGGGGTGATGGGGGAGCTGCTCCCGGAGACACTCGTCCGCGTCTCCGAGCGAGCGCGGTATGTGGTCGCGGATGCGCAGGGCCTGCTCCGGGCGCTGGATGGCGAGGGCCGCGTGCTCAACCAGCGCCTGGAAGAGACACCCTACGCCACGCACCTCGAGCGCCTCCACGTGCTGAAGGCCAGCGAGGAGGAGGCACGGGCGCTGGACGTCGAGCAGGTGAGGAAGCGGACACGCCTCGTCATCACCCGGGGACGCGAGGGCTGCACGGTGCTCACCGAGAACGAGCGCATCGACGTGCCCGCCTTCCCCGCCGAAGAGGTGGACCCCACCGGCGCGGGTGACTGCTTCCTCGCGGGCTTCGCGCTGGGTCTGCTGCGGGAGTTGCCGCTCTCGCGGTGCGCGGAGCTGGCCAACTGGTTTGGTGCACAGGCGGTGATGCAGGTGGGCGTGCCCACACTGGACGTGTCCACGCTTCCGGCGACACTGCGGTGA